Genomic segment of Panicum virgatum strain AP13 chromosome 2K, P.virgatum_v5, whole genome shotgun sequence:
GGAAGCGCAGCGGCGTGGGATGGATGGCATGGCCTTTGAGCCGGAGCGTGCCGTTGGTGAGCTCCAGGAGGCCGCTCCCCTTGACGGTAGCTGCGCCGTCGAGGATGAGGTTGCTGCCGGCGAAGCCGGAGTACACGAGCTGCTGatcgtcgccggcggtgagggcgaCAAGGTTGAGGCCCACCAGGAGGAAGCATGCAGCTAGAAGCTGCTGCTTGTTTCCAGGCATGGAGGTCACTTTGTGTTTGTTGGATTGAGTGAGTGAGGCTAATTGCGCTTGTGCAGACTGCAGAGCGAGGCAAGCAAAGCTGTGGGAATTGCGCTTCACACTCTGAACGTGAACTGAACAAAATCATAAAGCAATGCTAGAATACTATGCccgccctgtttagttccaaaaaaaaattctacagtacccgtcacatcgaatattcggacacatgcatggagcattaaatgcagttgaaaaaataactaattacacagtctaactgattagcacgagatgaatcttttaagcctaattagtttataattggatattatttatcaagtaacaacaaaatgtgctacagtatcaaaaccaACAACTTTTCACCTAAGAGCAAAGCTGAAAGTTTAACTTTGGCTACTATACCACAGTCAAAGCACACTTGCTTGGCATCTTTCAACAGAGCGAGTCATATTTAGTCTAATTAACTTTGCCTAATGTCGGGTGTATCACTATCGCCGCCAATATCCAGCAATAGAAGATAGAATACTTAATTGATATATTCTGATGTCAAATATTGTTCCAAGTCAAGTATATTTGACTTGGAAATATTAGGGGATAGATGTTGTAGATGGCATTGGCTACTAGAAGCTAGCCATCTTGTCGCGCACCTCCTAAGTAAACTTTTTTCTCCTAATGgagctttttttttctaatctgTGGAACATATTTTTCTGTATGGAgcatctgaagaaaaaaaaacacggaGAAGAAAACAATGTTccatcaaagaaaaaaaaatctagttgGGAAGAAAAGATTTTCCACGGAGAAAAAGAAGTTCGTACCTGTGAGGTGTTAGACAAAATGTCAAGTACACTACATGATTTATaacactagcctatcaacccatGCAACTGCAGAGGCAGGTAATTTACACTCACATATCTCCAGTTAACACTtcctctattttaaattatagttTGTTTTATCTTTGTCCTAAAAAAAATTCATCTAATTTCGACTAAGTTTATCTAAAATATAGACAgacatattttagtctatttaTGAACCAAATTTAATATTGTAgatattcatgatttttttcaatgGACTTGATCAAACATAGAGAAGCTTCTCTTAGAATAAAACCAAAATGACTTATAGTTCGGAATGAAGGGATTAGGCAAATAGAGTTTTTATTTATACCATAATACATAggatttaaatatattttaactCTTTTGTGAGTAAATATACTTTAACTTGCATACATCACAATCAAGATTAATGCACTGGTAAGTCTAGTTCTATCTTAGTGCCAGTCATCTAGGTCAACATCATGGAATGCTACTCATCACAAAAGCATCGgattttgtttttggaaagaACAACAGCTCCCTTTATACATAGACAGATGTAAATGTATATCTAATTAGCCCTTTGGGATATACTCTCTGATTTAAATAAGAAGAAGAGATTAAGAATGATAGTTAGGGCAGATGTGACTGGCACTATTTTGTAGACTTCAATTTTTGCAAGATCTAAATTGGGTTGGATCTATTTTTTAATGGCAGATATgggtatttttttaaaattacacagtacaactcataCACTTGCAACACACATACACTTATCCCTATAAACATatgtacgcaaaccctacccaTTGAGCATCTTCGAAAACTGAGCAGACAAATCCTCGAAATTGACAAAGTCACCACAGGCGCCTCGAAATTGACAAAGTCACCACAGGCCCCTCGCGATTGACGGGAATGTCACCTACACTGAAAGCACGACACCGTTAAATTCTAGAATATTCGCTTCCCTAGGAAGTCAAACCTAGAACCAAAGGTGCTACCgaggctcttgtaaccactcGCATATGTGTGTACTTAAGATATAGATATAGGATCTAAATTAGATTGGATCTAATTTTTCTATAATGGCATATGTTTGTAATTAAGATATACGTATAATTGGTTATTTTAGGCGAATTCTTCGGAATGGCATAGGTTGGAAATTCTAAACAAAGTAAATCCAACTACTATTATTATCAATGATGATTACCATATATTGGTTGATGGCCAGATATTTTGCTTTTTTTagagaatttatagaatttcttttttttttgaatttccaATTAGTAATATAGCATAGCCCAATGGTGCACCTTGTCTTTGGGTGAAGAGCAGAGGCGTGGAGTACAAATGTACAACTTCCAGTTGAATGTTAGTTTCTTTATGTTTTTTGCATTTTCAAATTGATTCTCTCAGATTTTAACCCATCAACCCAGCAGCTTGGCTGTGAGCTTTATAGTCTCTGTCCCAAATTAAGGAAAAAGGATTTATGTATTAAAGTTAAAGATTTTAGTTTCTCAAATGTATACTCATCATATATGTGGGGTGTATAATTTGTAGATTGCCTCTCATCTCATAGCCGTATAAAAATATTACTTAGGAATATTTTCTTCCGTCGTCGTTTTCGTTGATTTTAGCATGGAGACCCCTCGCCGTCTTTGACGGGCCATGCCAATGTGAACAGTTCAGCATTGTCTGTTCTGTTAAATTCTATAGCAGTCCCGATCTTCAAGAAACAATTTGGTTTAGACGTCCTACTCGCCCTCAATTCAATAAGATGTCGCGCTCATCAGTTTCAATTAAGCTTTGCTGTCCTTGTTCCATCTTGACGAATTAAGGAATCAGGAAATTCATTTGAAGTTGCCATGCTTGGGGTGTTAAACTATGTAAGGATGGGTCATATGCAAGCTCCACTTGCATTCATGTCGCAAGATTAAGATCAGATCACTGCTACAAAATTAACCTTCAGCCATAATAATGGTTGATGGTGAGAACTAAAGGAGTTCATTGCAACAGGAATAAGGGGCGGCCATAGGGGGCGGCCTAGGCTTTGGGGTGGGTATTCAAAACTTCAAATGTATATCATTTAATAGGATAtcaatttatttctatttttagTATTTTAGTGTTACaattatgcctattattttttaagGCATAAAATCCAAATATTGCACAAACAGATAAGTTCCatttttaggaaaaaaaattatacgaGTTTCATATAtttctaatttaaaatgaattagttttgaattttttagaCCAAACCACATTTCGTTTAATTTATATCatttaatttatataaaaaattatcTTTGAAACCACCAAAGAATCCAAATTTATCTggtttcaacagttggatggcTATAATAATCATGTGTTCTAGTTGAGGATTGAAAATCGAACTATCGTGCTAGTTTGAGGGAGAAATTGgagtttattttcctttttcttttatgAAGTCTGATCCAAACtgtagaaaaaaatataaagttgTAGGGAGGATGACTAGCGTAGTTTCCATGAGCTTTATGATTAGTTGTCCACTTATTTTTCACACATCTATTGCTACCTTATAAAAAAAATGAGTATAAGTCATGCAATGAGTCTAAAAATTAATTTAATGGCCATCAAAATAAACTTGACAAAATACAAATTAAGTGACACGCAAATTACTATGAACTTGACAAAATACTAATTGACACGCAAATTAGTAATGACAGATATTGGGGTTCGATCTTGAACAGACGAGAGATGAGGTAGGAAGAGAGAGAAGTCAAATGAGTAAGTAAGCAAATGGCCAAAAGTCACCCCCTTCAAGTCCTAGGGATCTATAATTATTTATAGAGAGGAGGAGACAATTATTTACATTTATTCCATTGGTGGGGCTGAATATTACATATTGGTCCATAAATTTTACAACAAGATACTTAGTGATTGTAACTAAGTCCTTTGACCTTTAACTTAGCCTATTTTATACACAAAGGGGTTCTTAGCCTTAGGTAGCCTAAGGTGCACCCCCAACAACAGATCACAACATTTGTCGTGTTTTCACAAAGTGAATAGTCATGTCAGATTTACACTACATAAAAGTTGTGACACAACAACAAGCAACCAGTAAGGACCCGAAACAAAACAGAGGCTGTGTGTACGCACATGCTTTAGATACAATCAACCAATATACTAGTAGTAGCTGTCATCTTCCAACCGAGATGCCTGGTGTCATGGTACCCATGCTGGTCGCGGACCACGGATACTGCAGGAcggactggtcgaaggacaatTGGTTGCGCATGAGGCTCAACAAGCTCATGTTCGCCGGCGCCAGCTCCGGCagcggcgcgtcgccgtcgaGGTACTGCATGACCTGCCTCATGGTAGGCCTCTCACCCGGGAACGGGTGCGAACACATCAACCCAAGCGTCAGCACCATCCGTGCCTCGTCGACATTGTAGTTGCCCTGCAGCCTCGAATCCACGGTCTCCTCGAGAGCTCCTCTGTGCCAGTACTCGAGCACCCGGTCGACCAGCATCGCCCGGCCGTGCTGGACGCTGTTGCTGACCGGGCGGCGGCCGCAGGTGACCTCGAGGAGGAAAGTGCCGAAGGCGAAGACGTCGGTGAGAGGGGACGCCTTGCCCGTGCGCGAAAGCTCCGGGGCAATGTAACCCATGGTGCCAACCACATGTGTGGTTTGCAGGTCGGTGCCATGGTCGTACAGCCTTGCAAGACCGAAATCGCCGAGATGTGCGATCATGCCGCCGTCGAGGAGCACATTGCTGGCCTTGATGTCCCGGTGAATGACGACCTGCTCCCACTTCTCATGGAGGTAGAACAGCCCTGAAGCCACATCTTTGATGATCTGAAACCTCTGAGCCCACTCCAGTAGGGGCTTGTTCTCCTCGCCGTAGAGATACTTGTCAAGGCTACCATTGGGCATGTAATCATAGACCAGAAGGAGCTCACCCTTCCTTCGACAGTAGCCGAGTAGCTGCACGAGGTTGCGATGCCGGAGGTGGCCGATGCTGACAACTTCAGAGACGAACTCCTTTATCCCCTGGCTCGAGTCATGAGACACCCTCTTCACGGCGACCTCCGATTTGGACTTTGGAAGAACTCCCTTGTACACCTTGCCGAACCCGCCTGCGCCGAGCAGGTGCTTGCTCTTGAACCCTTTGGTCGCGTCGAACAGTTCCTTGTACGAGAACCGGTGCGGCCCAAACTCGACCTCCCAATCTTCTCTCAGCTCATCGTACGCCATCTTCCTCTGCACGATCACAAAGACTGCAATGCATGCCGCCAAGATTATTACCAAAGCTGCTGCAGGCAGTGCAATCTCCAAGACCTTCGTCATCCCAGTCTTGTGGCCAGAGGAGTGTGGCAGCCTTGGCATCTTGTTGAAATCAATGGGTGGGGCAGGTCCGTTCATGGCGAAGCTCCAGGCAAGCACGCAGTGCCGCGACTTGATCGgcccggtggcggcggagaaGCCGGCGTAGGCATGATCGGTGATCACAGCTGAGAGGTCGGTGGTGTTCGAGAGCAGGGGCTTGGATGGTTTGGCCACTCTCATGGGAGCCAGGGTGACATTGATCTGCTTGGCCTCCCCATCGTAGTCTACCCACACTTGCGTGACCTTGCCGTCAGTGCTGATGAGACTCAGGTTCTTGAGCGTACCGTCCGTGTCGTCGTGGAAGGCGGCAGAGATGGATTCCACGGAGGAGAGCGCGTCGATGTCGACGCCGACGTGGTTGTCGTCGATGTCCTGGAACTCGTCGTTCTTGATGGTGTCGAGCTCCACGGCGAGGAAGTGGTTCCCGCTCGCGTTTGCGGGGCCGCCGGTGCTGTGGCTGTTGAGCAAGCCCAGGTACTGGGCCGGCGACGCGTTGGAGAAATCCTTCCCGGCGGCGATGACGAAGGCCATGCCATCCGTGCTCACATCCGAGGATGCCGAGAGGATGGCGAAGACGAAGGTGAGGGAGAAGGACCGCGCCGTGCCGTTGGGGGAGTCCTTGAACTGAAGAGGGATCCGGTAGAACGCGTGGCCCTTGACGCCAGGCTCGTTGTTGGTAAGCTCAAGGAGCCCTTCCCCGGTGACCGCGGCCGTGCCGTCGAGGGTGAGGTTGTTCTTGGCGCCGGCGAAGCCCGAGAAGACAAAGGACTCGTTGCCGCCGGCGACACGACAGAAGCTCGGAAGGTTGAGGCTAAggcaaaggaggaagaagggtacAAGGAAGGACTTGGGAAGATGCTCCATGGCTGGACTGTAAGAAATTCAGCGAGCAGTGTGCATCCCAATTTCACAAGGTACTCTTCTTCTAGAGATAGTCGATTCTGTTTGTAGTCTACCTGCTGAGTACGTTGTTCTTGACGATGTACAGCGATTGACCGGCGGCCAGAGCAACTTGTAATTAAGCTCTACGAGCTGATGACCGAAGACTAGCACCGGTGGATGCCGTGGTCGCTGTGTCTCGTGCTGCACATGTGACCAATGTCTGAATTTCCTAAATATATAGTGTGGTGCTCACATGGCaagaatttgtcttttttgtgaGGTACACTTGTGCCCTGCTGTTTTTGGAGTTTTGCCGGAACGTATCTTCAGACGAATCTCGGAGAGTTTAATCCATTCCATGTGGCCCCCCAAAAAACCTAATCCAGACCTTGACAGTATTGAGAGATAGATTCTTTTTTACTTGGCTAGTTGAAAGTTTACAGAAAGAAACAAACGTAGTATGACTATCATCAATTGGGTACCTTTCGTGGTGGCGTTACGCTGCCGGTTCCAAGGAAATGACGCGCGCTCGCCCATGGCCTGCCGACGTAAGGATTTGGAGTTGCCATGGATCAGGTAAGACTGGAGATAGGCAGGGCAGATTGGTCAGGTCCAACGAAGTTAATGGCAATTTTGCGAAGCCAATAATATTAGCGATGTCAAGTTTGCAAAAGCCACACGATTGGGATGGTCAAAATTCAAACTTCTCTCTTTTTTACTTGGCTAGTTGAAGCTTAACAAACACAAACTTAGTATGACTATCAACCGTGGGCACATCATATTCTAGCTAGGAGAACTGGCCTATCCTGCATGGGCtatttaaaattaatataaaataaaacttatagcTAATAATAATTATAATAATCTATCTCACGTCCTCTTTCTTCATCTATCTATattattctaacacatactctaaaatacatatatttatcattatctagttacaacagattttattttgcatcacacctctatATGTGTTTGATATAGGTTTAATTGAACCATTGTTTGTAAATTGGCATTCTTCAtgatacatgaatacatggtaACACATATCATGTGcagtattttatataaataataataataatatattaataatgatagaaatattaATTTAGAATTTCATATAGTTGcattttaatattttgttataattatataatttatattcaGATTTAGAGGTTacttaacttttaataatgacataattggataatttatatgcaaagtTAGGGCTTATTTGCATTATGTTTATAATTGCATAGGTGAGTACTTTACACGAAGATTAGGAGTTACTtcagatttttttataattgaagaggtgggtaatttagatatatattagggtttattttagtctatttttatttttttatttttttgaggaagtctatttttataatagcagaggtgagtaatttattaggaaagataatagATCAAATGACTCTTATAATTAGAGTGGTCAAATTGATGGCGGGATGTTTTTGATTTTGTGACAATTTCGGTATTTCtctattttactattttttgaGTGTCCACCTAGAATTCTAAGTGGCTTCACGTAGAGGCTTGAGAGGACCCTCCGGTTAGTAATAGTTAGAATTTTAGAGTGCGAACCTAAGATTCTAGCCGGCTTCacgtgaaaattttgaaaaaaatcttCGATCATTGCGGATCGAATTTGTGTCAAATTAATTCATACATGCTttttggagagaaaaaaaattggacgGATGCGTACGTCGCCGTGGTTGGAACACATCGAAGATTTACCATCGTATGTATATTGACCGTGCTTTGGACGGCAACTTGGATGACACCGCCAGTACTGAAAAC
This window contains:
- the LOC120661271 gene encoding L-type lectin-domain containing receptor kinase SIT2-like; protein product: MEHLPKSFLVPFFLLCLSLNLPSFCRVAGGNESFVFSGFAGAKNNLTLDGTAAVTGEGLLELTNNEPGVKGHAFYRIPLQFKDSPNGTARSFSLTFVFAILSASSDVSTDGMAFVIAAGKDFSNASPAQYLGLLNSHSTGGPANASGNHFLAVELDTIKNDEFQDIDDNHVGVDIDALSSVESISAAFHDDTDGTLKNLSLISTDGKVTQVWVDYDGEAKQINVTLAPMRVAKPSKPLLSNTTDLSAVITDHAYAGFSAATGPIKSRHCVLAWSFAMNGPAPPIDFNKMPRLPHSSGHKTGMTKVLEIALPAAALVIILAACIAVFVIVQRKMAYDELREDWEVEFGPHRFSYKELFDATKGFKSKHLLGAGGFGKVYKGVLPKSKSEVAVKRVSHDSSQGIKEFVSEVVSIGHLRHRNLVQLLGYCRRKGELLLVYDYMPNGSLDKYLYGEENKPLLEWAQRFQIIKDVASGLFYLHEKWEQVVIHRDIKASNVLLDGGMIAHLGDFGLARLYDHGTDLQTTHVVGTMGYIAPELSRTGKASPLTDVFAFGTFLLEVTCGRRPVSNSVQHGRAMLVDRVLEYWHRGALEETVDSRLQGNYNVDEARMVLTLGLMCSHPFPGERPTMRQVMQYLDGDAPLPELAPANMSLLSLMRNQLSFDQSVLQYPWSATSMGTMTPGISVGR